From one Luteolibacter sp. SL250 genomic stretch:
- a CDS encoding PVC-type heme-binding CxxCH protein, translating to MRFLIPRSPRLALLPLCAAFSPLCPGQIGDALDKPGEVQKSLVPADQIPPAPPLPPQDALKTLKVAPGYRIELAASEPQVQEPVAVAFTPDGRMWVAEMRGYMPDVDGNGEDLPTGRVVVLSDHDGDGFFEDSKVFADDLVMPRAILPVADGVLVGTPPLLEFLRDTDGDGKADKRETVAGDYGVKVDPKRPHLANPERAPNSLLWGHDNWIYSAAYTRKFRFTAGGQWKMEPTSFRGQWGLAQDAYGRLYHCSNSDHIRVDLIPSHYLSRNANYPALSGTNVNAAADQLVWPARVNPGINRGYRPEMLRNGRLKEFTAAGGNWIYDGDLLPDLKGNYFIPEPAGNFVRRSTLSQADGAVVAANAHSSDEFLTSTDERFRPVSVTTGPDGALYIADFYRGILQHRISLTSYLRNQILDRQLDKHLNRGRIYRIVPENPAAAIPRRVTAPAGDEWLARLSHPNHWWREEAQRHLVTQGGTNHIPALRKLATEGSTMGRVHALWTLEGLGNGALDADTLVSALGSVDSVLLSHAVRLSEPFLKDGKDTRIQPLVMKAALGGPPEAMLQAVLSLGELRNPELDLQLAEAVRNHPENKHLPDAFLSGLENREFQILAKLSSLPAWQEDLPASNRMFTQLARGVMGSRQAEHCRKVAELAAEALQGGNAKRAVALLDGLLPVSGSSRRPLELEKEPTGWKALTENPATQAKIIALANVIVWPDKAGVTATLRPEPLTPEQQARFNTGKELYASVCAACHQMNGRGLEGLAPPLLDSEWVLGPSGRPIRIVLHGVRGPIMVLGKVHTGDMPPMGAALDDVKLASLLTYLRREWGHTASPVEPEEVTAVRKATASHTDAWSPEELMKIK from the coding sequence ATGCGTTTCCTGATCCCACGCTCTCCCAGGCTCGCCCTGCTGCCGCTCTGCGCCGCGTTTTCCCCACTCTGCCCAGGGCAGATCGGCGATGCATTGGACAAGCCGGGGGAAGTCCAGAAATCATTGGTCCCGGCCGACCAGATCCCGCCCGCACCGCCGCTCCCGCCACAGGACGCGCTGAAGACGCTGAAGGTGGCTCCGGGATACCGGATCGAGCTGGCCGCCTCCGAGCCGCAGGTCCAGGAACCGGTGGCGGTGGCATTCACCCCGGACGGCCGCATGTGGGTGGCGGAGATGCGCGGCTACATGCCGGATGTGGACGGCAACGGCGAGGATCTGCCCACCGGTCGCGTCGTGGTTCTGTCCGACCATGATGGAGATGGTTTCTTTGAAGACTCCAAGGTGTTCGCGGATGATCTGGTCATGCCGAGGGCCATCCTGCCCGTGGCGGATGGAGTACTGGTGGGCACGCCGCCCTTGCTGGAGTTCCTGCGTGACACGGATGGGGACGGCAAGGCGGACAAGCGAGAGACCGTCGCCGGAGACTATGGGGTGAAGGTCGATCCGAAGCGCCCCCATCTGGCGAATCCGGAGCGGGCGCCCAACAGCCTGCTCTGGGGCCATGACAACTGGATCTACAGTGCCGCCTACACGCGGAAGTTCCGTTTCACCGCAGGCGGCCAGTGGAAGATGGAGCCCACCAGCTTCCGCGGGCAGTGGGGCCTTGCCCAGGATGCCTACGGCCGCCTCTACCATTGCTCGAACAGCGACCACATCCGCGTGGACCTCATTCCCTCCCACTATCTTTCCAGAAACGCGAACTACCCCGCCCTTTCCGGGACGAACGTGAACGCCGCCGCGGACCAGCTCGTCTGGCCCGCCCGTGTGAACCCCGGCATCAACCGCGGCTACCGCCCGGAAATGCTCCGCAACGGCCGGCTCAAGGAATTCACCGCCGCCGGGGGCAACTGGATCTATGACGGCGATCTGCTGCCCGATCTGAAAGGCAACTACTTCATCCCGGAACCGGCGGGGAATTTCGTCCGCCGCAGCACCCTGTCCCAGGCCGATGGAGCGGTAGTCGCCGCCAATGCCCATTCCTCAGACGAGTTCCTCACCTCCACCGACGAACGCTTCCGCCCGGTGAGCGTGACCACTGGACCGGATGGTGCCTTGTACATCGCGGATTTCTACCGTGGCATCCTGCAGCACCGTATCTCCCTCACCAGTTATCTGCGCAATCAGATCCTGGACCGGCAGTTGGACAAGCACCTGAACCGCGGGCGCATCTACCGCATCGTCCCGGAAAATCCCGCCGCCGCCATCCCCCGCCGAGTCACTGCTCCGGCGGGCGACGAATGGCTGGCGCGGCTGTCCCACCCGAACCACTGGTGGCGCGAGGAAGCCCAGCGTCATCTGGTGACACAGGGCGGAACCAATCATATCCCCGCCCTGCGGAAGCTGGCCACGGAAGGCTCCACCATGGGCCGCGTCCATGCCCTGTGGACACTGGAGGGTCTAGGCAACGGCGCGCTGGATGCCGATACGCTCGTCTCCGCCCTCGGCAGCGTGGATTCCGTTCTGCTGTCCCACGCCGTGCGCCTCTCCGAGCCGTTCCTCAAGGATGGGAAGGACACCCGCATCCAGCCTCTGGTGATGAAAGCCGCTCTCGGAGGACCACCGGAGGCGATGCTCCAGGCAGTCCTTTCGTTGGGAGAACTCCGGAACCCGGAACTGGACCTGCAGCTCGCGGAAGCGGTCCGGAATCACCCGGAGAACAAGCATCTGCCGGACGCCTTCCTGAGCGGCCTGGAAAACCGGGAGTTCCAGATTCTGGCCAAGCTTTCCTCACTACCCGCCTGGCAGGAAGATCTGCCAGCCAGCAACCGCATGTTCACCCAACTCGCACGCGGGGTGATGGGATCACGCCAGGCGGAACACTGCCGCAAGGTCGCGGAACTGGCGGCGGAAGCCCTCCAGGGCGGGAATGCCAAACGGGCGGTGGCGTTGCTGGACGGCCTGCTGCCTGTTTCCGGATCCTCCCGCAGACCGCTGGAACTTGAGAAAGAGCCGACCGGCTGGAAGGCGCTGACCGAAAATCCGGCGACCCAAGCAAAGATCATCGCACTCGCCAACGTCATCGTCTGGCCGGATAAAGCGGGTGTCACCGCCACCCTCAGACCGGAGCCTCTGACGCCAGAGCAGCAGGCTCGGTTCAATACGGGCAAGGAACTCTACGCCTCCGTCTGTGCCGCCTGCCACCAGATGAATGGCCGCGGGCTGGAAGGCCTTGCTCCCCCGCTGCTGGATTCCGAGTGGGTGCTGGGACCATCCGGCCGTCCGATCCGCATCGTCCTACACGGCGTGCGTGGACCCATCATGGTGCTTGGAAAAGTCCACACCGGTGACATGCCTCCCATGGGCGCAGCACTGGATGATGTCAAGCTCGCCTCGCTTCTCACCTACCTCCGGAGGGAATGGGGGCACACCGCTTCACCCGTGGAGCCTGAGGAAGTCACCGCCGTGCGCAAGGCGACCGCCAGCCATACCGACGCATGGAGTCCGGAGGAGCTGATGAAGATCAAGTAA
- the trmD gene encoding tRNA (guanosine(37)-N1)-methyltransferase TrmD, which yields MRIDIVTLFPEVALAPLSDSIIQRARAAGLVEVQAHQLRDWSVDRHKRVDDTLCGGGQGMLLKPEPLFAAVEALKQADTLVVLMTPQGRPFRQAVAQELSKASHLLVLCGHYEGVDHRVIESLVDVELSIGDYVLTNGAIAAAVVCDAVIRLLPGALGDERSHVEESFSDPNLLEAPSYTRPIEFRGMKVPDVLTSGHHANIQAWKKEMALERTRVNRPDLLD from the coding sequence ATGCGGATCGATATCGTCACGCTGTTCCCTGAGGTCGCGCTCGCTCCGCTGAGCGACTCGATCATCCAGCGCGCGCGCGCGGCTGGGTTGGTGGAAGTGCAGGCCCACCAACTGCGGGACTGGTCCGTGGACAGGCACAAGAGGGTGGACGACACCTTGTGCGGAGGTGGGCAGGGAATGTTGCTGAAACCGGAGCCGCTGTTCGCCGCGGTGGAGGCGCTGAAACAGGCGGATACGCTTGTGGTGCTGATGACCCCACAGGGCAGGCCGTTCAGGCAGGCCGTGGCGCAGGAACTTTCCAAGGCCTCCCATCTGCTGGTCCTTTGCGGACATTACGAAGGGGTGGACCACCGGGTGATCGAGTCCTTGGTCGATGTGGAGCTCTCCATCGGTGACTACGTGCTCACCAACGGAGCCATCGCCGCAGCCGTGGTGTGTGACGCGGTGATCCGTCTGCTCCCCGGTGCGCTGGGCGACGAGCGGTCCCATGTGGAAGAGTCCTTTTCCGATCCCAACCTGCTGGAGGCTCCTTCCTATACCCGACCGATCGAGTTCCGGGGCATGAAAGTGCCGGATGTCCTCACCTCCGGCCACCACGCGAACATCCAGGCGTGGAAGAAGGAAATGGCTCTGGAACGGACGAGGGTCAACCGTCCGGATCTGTTGGATTGA
- a CDS encoding hemolysin family protein, whose amino-acid sequence MIDLISHFQFLASVAPDPATEFPSTEKALLYIAGIIFFLLLNAFFVASEFAIVKVRPSQIEGELKENPVKAATALKVVNNLDGYLSANQLGITIASLALGFLGEPFVAAMVSPLLMQTGMSVWWVKGISFALAIVSFTFLHVVIGELMPKSIAISRSVGVTMNLAAPLHAFYKTAHWAILVLNGTANWLLKKLFNIEPIREGDHTHSAEELALLVAQSEKSQEVTETEREILINALGLNELWVRDVMTPRNKVIVLDADAPFSDALDTAMRSKHTRFPLVKGHLDQAVGLIHIKDLFKTMREPEPSLTRIKRDLKIVPDTMPLDMLLKFFLKEHAHLALVVDEFGTPAGIVFLDNVIEELVGEIQDEFDNERSQFSRINDDEFIVEGSMTLNDLEGYVEELYLESGEVTTVGGYLTQQLGRFPEVGETVEVLGYEAKVTSIDGRRVGQVHFRKLPEPSAETSAAVEDSSAA is encoded by the coding sequence ATGATCGACCTCATTTCCCATTTCCAGTTCCTTGCCAGCGTCGCGCCGGATCCCGCCACCGAGTTCCCGAGCACGGAAAAGGCGCTGCTCTACATCGCGGGAATCATTTTCTTCCTGCTGCTGAACGCGTTCTTCGTCGCGTCCGAGTTCGCGATCGTGAAGGTCCGGCCCAGTCAGATCGAAGGAGAACTGAAGGAAAATCCGGTGAAGGCGGCAACTGCCCTGAAGGTGGTCAACAACCTCGACGGCTACCTTTCCGCCAACCAGCTCGGCATCACCATCGCCTCACTGGCGCTCGGTTTCCTGGGTGAACCGTTCGTCGCGGCCATGGTATCGCCCCTGCTGATGCAGACGGGCATGTCCGTATGGTGGGTGAAGGGCATTTCCTTCGCCCTGGCCATCGTCTCGTTCACCTTCCTCCACGTGGTCATCGGTGAACTGATGCCCAAGTCCATCGCCATCAGCCGCTCGGTCGGTGTGACGATGAACCTGGCCGCGCCGCTCCATGCTTTCTACAAGACCGCGCACTGGGCCATCCTGGTGCTGAACGGCACCGCCAACTGGCTGCTGAAGAAGCTGTTCAACATCGAGCCGATCCGGGAAGGGGATCACACGCACTCCGCGGAGGAACTGGCCTTGCTGGTCGCGCAGAGCGAGAAATCGCAGGAAGTCACCGAAACCGAGCGCGAGATCCTCATCAACGCCCTTGGTCTGAACGAGCTGTGGGTGCGTGACGTGATGACGCCGCGGAACAAGGTCATCGTCCTGGATGCGGACGCGCCGTTCTCGGACGCGCTCGATACCGCGATGCGGAGCAAGCACACCCGCTTCCCGCTGGTGAAGGGGCACCTCGACCAGGCGGTCGGCCTGATCCATATCAAGGATCTGTTCAAGACGATGCGTGAGCCGGAACCGAGCCTCACCCGCATCAAGCGCGACCTGAAGATCGTCCCGGATACCATGCCGCTGGACATGCTGCTGAAGTTCTTCCTGAAGGAGCACGCGCACCTCGCGCTGGTGGTGGATGAGTTCGGTACGCCGGCGGGTATCGTCTTCCTCGACAACGTGATCGAGGAACTCGTCGGGGAGATCCAGGACGAGTTCGACAACGAACGTTCCCAGTTCAGCCGGATCAATGATGACGAGTTCATCGTGGAAGGTTCGATGACGCTCAACGACCTCGAGGGGTACGTCGAGGAACTGTATCTGGAGAGTGGTGAGGTCACCACCGTGGGCGGTTACCTGACGCAGCAGCTCGGCCGGTTCCCGGAAGTGGGTGAAACCGTCGAGGTGCTCGGCTACGAGGCGAAGGTCACCAGCATCGACGGACGCCGTGTGGGGCAGGTCCACTTCCGCAAGCTGCCGGAACCGAGCGCGGAGACTTCCGCAGCGGTTGAAGATTCCTCCGCCGCCTGA
- a CDS encoding zinc ribbon domain-containing protein gives MPIYEYVSEASEDPEHSCRICAKGFELRRPVDRAPLEVCPLCKNPVKKVISRVNSPVVSKPMSVTDAKKAGFTILQKRDQGVYEKL, from the coding sequence ATGCCAATTTACGAATACGTCTCCGAAGCCTCCGAAGATCCCGAGCATTCGTGCCGAATCTGTGCCAAAGGCTTTGAATTGAGACGACCGGTGGACCGGGCTCCGTTGGAGGTTTGCCCGCTCTGCAAGAACCCGGTCAAGAAGGTGATTTCCCGTGTGAACTCACCGGTGGTTTCGAAACCCATGTCGGTGACCGATGCCAAAAAGGCCGGCTTCACGATCCTCCAGAAGCGCGATCAGGGCGTTTACGAGAAACTCTGA
- the rpsN gene encoding 30S ribosomal protein S14, with the protein MAKKSWIARNERKAATVKKYAELRLKLKKEKDYVGLSMLPRNASPTRLVNRCEITGRRRAFLRRFRLSRITFRELASAGMIPGVTKSSW; encoded by the coding sequence ATGGCAAAGAAAAGTTGGATCGCACGCAACGAGCGCAAAGCAGCAACCGTCAAGAAGTACGCTGAACTCCGCTTGAAACTCAAGAAGGAGAAGGATTATGTCGGACTGTCGATGCTGCCTCGCAATGCGAGCCCGACCCGCCTGGTGAACCGTTGTGAGATCACCGGCCGCCGCCGCGCTTTCCTCCGCCGCTTCCGTCTCTCCCGGATCACTTTCCGTGAACTTGCCTCCGCAGGCATGATTCCCGGTGTGACCAAGTCGAGCTGGTAA
- a CDS encoding ApaG domain, whose product MADVIREFDGLRVKVDDVVYMPSLDAPTDKPHPFVYFISIHNDSPVPVTIKGRKWVVKEANGEVVVVEGDGVVGQRPVIQPGDHFSYNSYHVVAGNAEAAGAFFGETAAGEWIFTRIPDFKLVIPGWV is encoded by the coding sequence ATGGCAGATGTGATCCGGGAATTCGACGGCCTGCGGGTGAAGGTGGACGATGTGGTCTACATGCCCAGCCTGGACGCGCCCACGGACAAGCCGCACCCCTTCGTCTATTTCATATCAATCCATAATGATTCTCCGGTTCCCGTGACTATCAAGGGACGTAAATGGGTGGTGAAGGAGGCGAATGGAGAGGTCGTGGTGGTGGAGGGGGACGGTGTGGTCGGCCAGAGGCCGGTCATCCAGCCAGGCGACCATTTTTCCTACAACAGCTACCACGTCGTGGCCGGGAATGCGGAGGCGGCAGGGGCCTTTTTCGGCGAAACCGCCGCCGGGGAATGGATTTTCACCCGGATCCCTGACTTCAAGTTGGTTATCCCCGGATGGGTCTGA
- the thiD gene encoding bifunctional hydroxymethylpyrimidine kinase/phosphomethylpyrimidine kinase has product MPTPPVALTIAGSDCSSGAGIQADLKTFQHFRVHGLTAVTCIVSETANVVRAVHPAPLDIVTDQVELMFDTFPIAALKTGMLLSTPYIEAMTRIFSQRTPTALVVDPVMIASTGDTLLDPGAVTAYKEQLFPLARVITPNLPEAETLLGEKIPDAASVEPAARKLATLYRTNVLLKGGHLDSPDCLDLLIEDGKVHRFTTPRLDVPGSHGTGCTLSAAIAARLALGDDLPAAVAAAKDYLTETLRSSYQYTSASGEIVHALNQGTI; this is encoded by the coding sequence ATGCCCACGCCGCCTGTCGCCCTCACCATCGCCGGATCCGACTGTTCTTCCGGCGCAGGCATCCAGGCTGACCTAAAGACGTTCCAGCACTTCCGTGTCCATGGTCTCACCGCGGTGACCTGCATCGTCTCGGAAACGGCGAATGTCGTCCGGGCGGTCCACCCGGCCCCGCTGGACATCGTGACCGACCAGGTGGAGCTGATGTTCGACACGTTCCCCATCGCCGCGCTGAAGACCGGCATGCTGCTGTCCACGCCCTACATCGAGGCGATGACCCGCATTTTCAGCCAGCGGACGCCCACCGCGCTGGTGGTGGACCCGGTGATGATCGCCTCCACCGGAGACACCCTGCTGGATCCCGGTGCCGTCACCGCCTACAAGGAACAACTTTTCCCGCTGGCCCGCGTGATCACGCCCAACCTGCCGGAGGCGGAGACCCTGCTGGGTGAAAAGATCCCGGACGCCGCATCCGTAGAACCCGCCGCACGCAAGCTGGCCACCCTCTACCGGACGAACGTCCTGCTGAAAGGCGGTCACCTCGACTCCCCGGACTGCCTCGATCTCCTGATCGAGGATGGGAAAGTCCACCGCTTCACCACACCGCGGCTCGATGTCCCCGGCTCCCATGGCACCGGCTGCACCCTTTCCGCCGCCATCGCCGCCCGCCTCGCCCTCGGGGATGATCTGCCCGCCGCTGTCGCCGCGGCGAAGGACTACCTGACGGAAACGCTCCGCTCTTCCTACCAGTACACCTCCGCCTCCGGGGAGATCGTCCACGCCTTGAACCAGGGGACGATTTGA
- the coaD gene encoding pantetheine-phosphate adenylyltransferase, translated as MRTAVYAGSFDPPTNGHLWMIARGLELFDRLIVAIGENPSKTYTFTVPHRIELLRASIPPHERLSIEHFDNRYLVDYAKKMDAKYIIRGIRSSHDYEYERVMKHLNADMAPDITTVFLMPPRDIAEVSSSMIKSLTGPVGWEDTVKRYVPGPVFEALAKRGA; from the coding sequence ATGCGCACCGCGGTCTATGCCGGTTCCTTTGATCCCCCCACCAACGGCCATCTGTGGATGATCGCGCGTGGACTTGAACTCTTCGACCGCCTGATTGTCGCCATCGGTGAGAACCCGTCGAAGACCTATACGTTCACAGTCCCCCACCGCATCGAGCTTTTGCGCGCCTCCATCCCGCCGCATGAGCGGCTGTCCATCGAGCACTTCGACAACCGCTACCTCGTGGACTACGCGAAGAAGATGGACGCGAAGTACATCATCCGCGGCATCCGGTCCTCACACGACTATGAATACGAGCGCGTGATGAAGCACCTCAACGCGGACATGGCGCCGGACATCACCACCGTGTTCCTGATGCCGCCGCGCGACATCGCGGAGGTATCCTCCAGCATGATCAAGTCCCTCACCGGCCCCGTCGGCTGGGAGGACACGGTGAAACGCTATGTGCCGGGGCCTGTGTTCGAGGCGCTGGCGAAACGGGGGGCGTGA
- a CDS encoding phospho-sugar mutase — protein sequence MTPLTDLLVSAVAEGKLLESARTNIENLLNGSTGEVAQKSVEELVHSGSWEELNDRFFKTLAFGTGGLRGRTIGRKVTAAEQGIGGPNGRPQFPCVGTATMNYFNVNRAVRGLIEYTKKFVGADRRPLIVFAHDTRHFSRDFAEYCAKVCADFGCDAYLFEGPRSTPQLSFTVRELGADAGVVLTASHNPPHDNGFKAYFNAGAQIVDPHASGIINEVNAVTSEHYTPVEEAERGTVTILGVDMDERYKARLKTLLLKPSLLENGSAKVVVTNLHGTGGHIVVPMLKDFGFEVETVPEQDVQDGRFPTVESPNPENAPALKMGIDLAEATGAEIVIGTDPDADRMGVAVRDREGKMVLLTGNQIGSLMAWYRLKTAFEIGWLTPSNRTRAVLVKTFVTTELQHAIADGFGVSIVDTLTGFKYIAEKLRKYEDAIPADKKGAGYRTLSEEQTRALRLEYSRFFVFGGEESYGYLGSDAIRDKDANGAAVMFAEVAAYAKSVGKTLPELMDDIYSEFGYYLELGKSLTLEGADGAAKIQALANSYASNPPEVVDGSAVLRVRDFSKQDLFDQEGDLIPKEKMLFVDLEDGRSFAVRPSGTEPKIKFYLFGKAAPGGDLGATKQAVGDGLAGLWKWIEADAATRA from the coding sequence ATGACCCCATTGACCGATCTCCTCGTTTCCGCGGTAGCGGAAGGCAAGCTGCTGGAATCCGCCCGCACCAACATCGAGAACCTGCTGAATGGCAGCACCGGGGAGGTCGCGCAGAAGTCGGTGGAGGAGTTGGTCCACTCCGGAAGCTGGGAGGAACTGAACGACCGCTTCTTCAAGACGCTCGCCTTCGGCACCGGCGGCCTGCGTGGCCGCACCATCGGGCGCAAGGTCACCGCTGCGGAACAGGGGATCGGCGGGCCGAACGGGCGCCCGCAGTTTCCGTGCGTGGGCACCGCGACGATGAACTATTTCAACGTGAATCGCGCCGTGCGCGGCCTCATCGAATACACGAAGAAATTCGTCGGTGCGGACCGCAGGCCGTTGATCGTCTTTGCTCATGACACGCGCCATTTCTCCCGCGACTTCGCCGAGTATTGCGCGAAGGTCTGCGCGGACTTCGGCTGCGATGCCTATCTCTTCGAAGGGCCGCGCTCGACCCCTCAGCTTTCCTTCACCGTGCGTGAACTCGGAGCGGATGCCGGCGTGGTGCTCACCGCCAGCCACAATCCTCCCCACGACAACGGCTTCAAGGCCTACTTCAACGCTGGCGCGCAGATCGTGGATCCTCATGCCTCGGGCATCATCAATGAAGTCAACGCCGTCACCAGCGAGCACTACACCCCGGTGGAGGAAGCGGAGCGCGGCACGGTCACGATCCTGGGCGTGGACATGGACGAACGCTACAAGGCGCGGCTGAAAACGCTGCTGCTGAAGCCATCCCTGCTGGAGAACGGTTCGGCGAAGGTGGTGGTCACCAACCTCCACGGCACCGGCGGCCACATCGTCGTGCCGATGCTGAAGGACTTCGGATTCGAGGTGGAGACCGTGCCTGAGCAGGATGTGCAGGACGGACGTTTCCCGACCGTGGAGTCCCCGAATCCGGAAAACGCTCCGGCTTTGAAAATGGGCATCGACCTCGCGGAGGCAACCGGTGCGGAGATCGTCATCGGCACGGACCCGGACGCGGACCGCATGGGCGTGGCCGTGCGTGATCGGGAAGGGAAGATGGTGTTGCTGACCGGCAACCAGATCGGCTCGCTGATGGCATGGTACCGGCTAAAGACCGCGTTCGAGATCGGCTGGCTCACACCATCGAACCGCACCCGCGCGGTGCTGGTGAAAACCTTCGTCACCACGGAACTGCAGCACGCCATCGCGGACGGCTTCGGCGTCAGCATCGTGGACACCCTGACCGGCTTCAAATACATCGCGGAAAAGCTGCGGAAGTATGAGGACGCCATCCCGGCGGACAAGAAGGGGGCGGGCTACCGCACGCTCAGTGAGGAGCAGACCCGCGCGCTGCGGTTGGAATACTCCCGCTTCTTCGTCTTCGGCGGTGAGGAAAGCTACGGCTACCTGGGCTCCGACGCGATCCGTGACAAGGACGCGAACGGCGCCGCCGTCATGTTCGCGGAGGTCGCCGCTTATGCGAAGTCCGTCGGCAAGACTCTGCCGGAGCTGATGGATGATATCTACAGTGAGTTCGGCTACTACCTGGAGCTGGGCAAATCCCTCACGCTGGAAGGCGCTGACGGTGCTGCGAAGATCCAGGCTCTGGCGAACTCCTACGCGAGCAACCCGCCGGAAGTCGTGGACGGCTCCGCGGTCCTGCGCGTGCGGGATTTCTCCAAGCAGGATCTCTTCGACCAGGAAGGCGACCTGATCCCGAAGGAAAAGATGCTCTTCGTGGACCTCGAAGATGGTCGCTCCTTCGCCGTGCGCCCATCCGGCACGGAACCGAAGATCAAGTTCTACCTCTTCGGCAAGGCCGCTCCCGGCGGTGACCTGGGCGCGACCAAGCAGGCGGTCGGCGACGGCCTGGCCGGTCTCTGGAAATGGATCGAGGCGGACGCCGCGACGCGGGCCTGA
- a CDS encoding DMT family transporter — translation MSWLYLSILSALLLGVYDLFKKLAVRDNAVLPVLFLSICTGAAVWLPFMVWSAVSPATLPSPFFRVDALSGREHLMILAKAVLVVTSWICGFNGIKRLPMSVAGPIRASAPMWTVLFAVLVFHESPNARQWAGVALIIISFLAFSMVGRKEGIHFHRDRGVWWMVGAMFLGAASALYDKFLLQNAGLTPSTVQAWFSVDMGLILLPAVAVQFFRRKGPAFHWHWAIPAIGLSLLAADILYFTAVAQPDALISVISPVRRGAVVISLLIGIIGFKEKHFRAKAVCVAGIICGVLLMS, via the coding sequence GTGTCCTGGCTCTATCTCAGCATCCTTTCCGCGCTCCTGTTGGGCGTGTATGATCTCTTCAAGAAGCTCGCCGTGCGGGACAACGCGGTGCTGCCGGTGCTGTTCCTGAGCATCTGCACCGGGGCGGCGGTATGGCTGCCGTTCATGGTGTGGTCGGCGGTTTCCCCCGCGACACTGCCTTCCCCTTTCTTCCGGGTGGATGCCCTGTCCGGCCGGGAGCACCTCATGATCCTGGCGAAGGCGGTCCTGGTGGTGACCTCCTGGATCTGCGGGTTCAACGGCATCAAGCGGCTGCCGATGTCCGTGGCGGGGCCCATCCGTGCCAGCGCCCCCATGTGGACCGTCCTGTTCGCCGTGCTGGTATTCCATGAATCCCCCAACGCCCGGCAGTGGGCAGGGGTGGCGCTGATCATCATTTCCTTCCTCGCGTTCTCGATGGTGGGCCGGAAAGAGGGCATCCATTTCCACCGCGACCGCGGTGTGTGGTGGATGGTGGGTGCCATGTTTCTGGGAGCGGCGTCCGCCCTTTATGACAAGTTCCTGCTCCAGAACGCCGGGCTCACCCCTTCCACGGTCCAGGCATGGTTCAGCGTGGACATGGGCCTCATCCTGCTGCCCGCCGTCGCAGTGCAGTTCTTCCGGAGAAAAGGCCCTGCGTTCCATTGGCACTGGGCCATCCCGGCCATCGGCCTGTCGCTGCTGGCGGCGGACATCCTCTACTTCACGGCGGTGGCGCAGCCGGACGCGCTCATCTCCGTGATCTCACCGGTGCGCCGTGGAGCGGTGGTCATTTCCCTGCTCATCGGCATCATCGGGTTCAAGGAAAAGCACTTCCGGGCAAAGGCGGTGTGCGTGGCGGGGATCATCTGCGGCGTGCTGCTGATGTCCTGA